A genome region from Streptomyces xanthophaeus includes the following:
- a CDS encoding sensor histidine kinase: protein MRDFLLIALYALLGAGAAGLLGAVALRILRRRSVAVSLAIVAAVAVSAMLAGTLTVAWAMFLSSHDLVVVTMVVATAAAVSMATALLLGRQVVRRCRELVGAARVFGEEGTFAAPTVPAPAELTALSDELALTSERLAASRERERALEASRRELVAWISHDLRTPLAGLRAMSEALEDGMAADPARYHRQIRTEVDRLNSMVGDLFELSRIHAGALSLTLTRMSLHDLVGDALAGTDALAREHGVRLVGEGVASLPVEVDGKEMTRVLSNLLVNAIRHTPADGTVAIAAERRADSVVLSVTDACGGIPEEDLPRVFDTGWRGTPARTPPSGAGLGLAIVRGIVEAHAGHANVHNVSGGCRFELTLPAAAG, encoded by the coding sequence ATGCGTGACTTTCTGCTGATCGCCCTGTACGCGCTCCTCGGCGCGGGTGCCGCCGGGCTGCTCGGGGCCGTGGCGCTGCGGATACTGCGCCGGCGCAGCGTCGCCGTGTCCCTCGCGATCGTCGCCGCGGTCGCCGTGTCCGCGATGCTCGCCGGAACGCTGACCGTGGCGTGGGCGATGTTCCTGTCCTCCCACGACCTGGTCGTCGTGACGATGGTCGTCGCGACGGCCGCGGCCGTCTCGATGGCCACCGCGCTGCTGCTGGGCCGCCAGGTCGTCCGGCGCTGCCGGGAACTCGTCGGCGCGGCCCGGGTCTTCGGGGAGGAGGGTACGTTCGCGGCGCCGACCGTGCCCGCTCCCGCCGAATTGACGGCACTGAGCGACGAACTGGCCCTCACCAGCGAACGGCTGGCCGCGTCGCGCGAGCGCGAGCGGGCCCTGGAGGCCTCGCGGCGCGAGCTCGTGGCCTGGATCTCGCACGATCTGCGCACCCCGCTGGCCGGGCTGCGCGCCATGTCGGAGGCGCTGGAGGACGGCATGGCGGCCGATCCCGCCCGCTACCACCGGCAGATCCGTACCGAGGTCGACCGCCTCAACTCCATGGTCGGCGACCTCTTCGAGCTCTCCCGCATCCACGCGGGCGCACTGTCCCTCACCCTGACCCGGATGTCCCTCCACGACCTGGTGGGCGACGCCCTGGCCGGCACCGACGCGCTCGCCCGCGAGCACGGTGTACGGCTGGTCGGCGAGGGGGTCGCCTCGCTGCCGGTGGAGGTGGACGGCAAGGAGATGACCCGGGTGCTGTCCAACCTCCTGGTCAACGCCATCCGCCACACACCGGCCGACGGGACGGTCGCGATCGCCGCCGAACGCCGCGCGGACTCCGTGGTGCTCTCGGTCACCGATGCCTGCGGAGGCATCCCCGAGGAGGACCTCCCGCGCGTCTTCGACACGGGCTGGCGCGGCACCCCCGCCCGCACCCCTCCCTCGGGTGCGGGCCTGGGCCTGGCGATCGTCCGGGGAATCGTCGAGGCCCACGCGGGTCACGCGAACGTCCACAACGTCTCCGGCGGCTGCCGCTTCGAACTGACCCTGCCGGCCGCC
- a CDS encoding response regulator transcription factor: protein MAVSNVDSTNEGPGGAQGSVLVVDDDPTVSEVVAGYLERAGFTVLLAADGPAGLRAAEEHRPDLMVLDLMLPGMDGLEVCRRLRAGENGGRPVPVIMLTARGDEDDRILGLEVGADDYVTKPFSPRELVLRVRSVLRRAQAGTPAGGQEGGPRLAVAGLVLDPAARRVHKEGRELALTLREFDLLAYFLRHPGQVCDRERLMREVWGWDFGDLSTVTVHIRRLRGKIEDDPGSPQLIRTVWGAGYRFEPAPDTAAEHAFRTEDGHA, encoded by the coding sequence ATGGCAGTGAGCAATGTGGACAGTACGAACGAAGGGCCCGGCGGCGCCCAGGGCAGTGTTCTGGTCGTCGACGACGATCCGACCGTCTCGGAAGTGGTGGCCGGGTACCTGGAGCGGGCCGGATTCACGGTGCTCCTGGCGGCGGACGGTCCGGCCGGCCTGCGTGCGGCCGAGGAGCACCGCCCCGACCTGATGGTCCTGGACCTGATGCTCCCCGGGATGGACGGCCTGGAGGTCTGCCGCCGGCTGCGCGCCGGGGAGAACGGCGGGCGGCCCGTCCCCGTCATCATGCTCACCGCGCGCGGCGACGAGGACGACCGGATCCTGGGCCTGGAGGTGGGCGCGGACGACTACGTGACCAAGCCTTTCAGCCCGCGGGAGCTCGTGCTGCGGGTGCGCTCCGTACTGCGCCGGGCGCAGGCCGGTACCCCGGCCGGTGGCCAGGAGGGCGGTCCGCGGCTCGCGGTGGCGGGCCTGGTGCTGGACCCGGCGGCCCGCCGGGTCCACAAGGAGGGCCGGGAACTCGCGCTCACCCTGCGGGAGTTCGATCTCCTCGCCTACTTCCTGCGCCACCCCGGCCAGGTCTGCGACCGGGAGCGGCTGATGCGCGAGGTCTGGGGCTGGGACTTCGGCGACCTGTCGACGGTCACCGTGCACATCCGGCGGCTCCGCGGCAAGATCGAGGACGATCCGGGGAGCCCTCAGCTGATCCGGACCGTCTGGGGCGCCGGCTACCGCTTCGAGCCGGCCCCGGACACCGCGGCCGAGCACGCCTTCCGGACGGAGGACGGCCATGCGTGA
- a CDS encoding glycosyltransferase family 2 protein: protein MTSSACAPPRADLVLPCLDEAQALPWVLARVPAGWRAIVVDNGSTDGSAEIARSLGATVVHEDRRGFGAACHAGLLAARADLVCFCDCDASMDPGLLAGMAASVAAGETDLLLGRRRPQGRGAWPVHARAGNLALARMLRRRTGLRLHDLGPMRVARREALLGLELTDRRSGYPLQMVVRAADAGWRVAETDVPYLPRSGKSKVTGTWRGTWQAVRDMSEVLAEPPGGRSAPGKGVSA from the coding sequence GTGACTTCATCAGCTTGTGCTCCGCCCCGCGCGGACCTCGTACTGCCGTGCCTCGACGAGGCGCAGGCGCTTCCCTGGGTGCTGGCCCGTGTGCCGGCCGGATGGCGCGCCATCGTCGTCGACAACGGCTCGACCGACGGCTCGGCGGAGATCGCCCGCAGCCTGGGTGCCACCGTCGTGCACGAGGACCGGCGCGGTTTCGGCGCCGCCTGCCACGCCGGGCTCCTCGCGGCCCGCGCCGACCTGGTCTGCTTCTGCGACTGCGACGCCTCCATGGACCCCGGGCTGCTCGCCGGCATGGCGGCGAGCGTCGCCGCGGGCGAGACCGACCTGCTGCTCGGCCGCCGCCGCCCGCAGGGCCGTGGTGCCTGGCCCGTGCACGCCCGTGCCGGGAACCTCGCGCTGGCGCGGATGCTGCGCCGCCGTACCGGACTGCGCCTGCACGACCTCGGACCGATGCGGGTCGCGCGCCGCGAGGCGCTGCTCGGCCTGGAACTGACCGACCGGCGCAGCGGCTACCCGCTCCAGATGGTCGTCCGGGCCGCCGACGCCGGATGGCGCGTCGCCGAGACCGACGTCCCCTACCTGCCCCGCTCCGGGAAGTCCAAGGTCACCGGAACCTGGCGGGGCACCTGGCAGGCGGTACGGGACATGAGCGAGGTGCTCGCCGAGCCGCCGGGCGGCCGCTCCGCGCCCGGCAAGGGGGTTTCCGCATGA
- a CDS encoding TIGR04282 family arsenosugar biosynthesis glycosyltransferase, with protein sequence MSTLLVIAKAPVAGRVKTRLTPHFTPEQAAGLARAALQDTLAAVLDTPARRRVLVLDGAPGPWLPHGIEVVPQCAGGLDARLAAAFDRAAGPALLIGMDTPQVTPDLLARGLDFSETDAWFGPADDGGFWALGLAEPDPALFLGVPMSLPTTGELQRGRLTASGRAVRDLPELCDVDTPADAARVAAAVPGTRFAALHSGLRTVTR encoded by the coding sequence ATGAGCACCCTCCTCGTCATCGCCAAGGCCCCCGTCGCAGGCCGGGTCAAGACCCGCCTGACCCCGCACTTCACCCCCGAGCAGGCGGCCGGGCTGGCGCGCGCCGCGCTCCAGGACACCCTGGCCGCCGTACTCGACACCCCGGCCCGGCGGCGCGTTCTCGTACTCGACGGAGCGCCCGGTCCCTGGCTGCCCCACGGCATCGAGGTCGTGCCGCAGTGCGCCGGCGGTCTCGACGCCCGGCTGGCCGCGGCCTTCGACCGGGCCGCCGGACCGGCCCTGCTCATCGGCATGGACACCCCGCAGGTCACCCCGGACCTCCTCGCCCGCGGCCTCGATTTCAGCGAGACGGACGCCTGGTTCGGCCCCGCCGACGACGGCGGGTTCTGGGCGCTCGGCCTCGCCGAGCCCGACCCGGCCCTGTTCCTCGGCGTACCGATGTCCCTGCCCACCACGGGCGAACTGCAGCGCGGCCGGCTGACCGCCTCGGGGCGGGCGGTACGGGACCTGCCCGAGCTGTGCGACGTCGACACCCCGGCCGACGCGGCGCGGGTCGCCGCTGCCGTGCCCGGCACCCGCTTCGCCGCCCTGCACTCCGGCCTCCGCACGGTGACACGATGA
- a CDS encoding class I SAM-dependent methyltransferase yields MTAQLAEPALAWRADPYADALRAGQGPLYLRRADGWLLPLEVERWCAEPDEADEGVLARCAGPVLDIGCGPGRLVATLAARGHRALGVDVTPEAVARTTRAGGSALCRSVFDPLPGEGRWGTVLLIDGNIGIGGDPAALLTRAAQLAAPDGSLLVEVTTADVDERVEVHVDDGRGGHGAPFWWARLGARALRGRAADAGWTRAATWQAAGRCFVDLRR; encoded by the coding sequence ATGACCGCCCAGCTCGCCGAACCCGCCCTCGCCTGGCGGGCCGACCCCTACGCCGACGCGCTGCGCGCCGGCCAGGGCCCCCTCTACCTGCGGCGCGCGGACGGCTGGCTGCTGCCGCTGGAGGTGGAGCGCTGGTGCGCCGAACCGGACGAGGCGGACGAGGGCGTCCTCGCCCGCTGCGCGGGACCCGTCCTGGACATCGGCTGCGGCCCCGGACGCCTCGTCGCCACCCTGGCCGCACGCGGGCACCGGGCGCTGGGCGTGGACGTCACCCCCGAGGCCGTGGCCCGTACGACGCGGGCCGGCGGCAGCGCCCTGTGCCGGTCGGTCTTCGACCCGCTGCCCGGCGAGGGACGCTGGGGCACGGTCCTGCTGATCGACGGCAACATCGGCATCGGCGGCGACCCGGCCGCTCTGCTGACCCGTGCCGCCCAGCTCGCCGCCCCGGACGGCTCCTTGCTGGTCGAGGTGACCACCGCCGACGTCGACGAACGGGTGGAGGTCCACGTCGACGACGGCCGTGGCGGGCACGGGGCGCCCTTCTGGTGGGCCCGGCTCGGCGCCCGCGCCCTGCGCGGCCGTGCCGCGGACGCCGGCTGGACCCGGGCCGCCACCTGGCAGGCCGCGGGCCGCTGCTTCGTGGACCTGCGGCGCTGA
- a CDS encoding helix-turn-helix transcriptional regulator produces MHTDPPPAWVLARRRAIGARLREARTAAGLSQERLAEMAGIDRKTVVRLEGGHSDARLTVWLRLARIIGVPLAELVRE; encoded by the coding sequence GTGCACACCGATCCACCACCCGCCTGGGTCCTCGCCCGCCGCCGGGCCATCGGTGCACGCCTCCGCGAAGCCCGCACAGCTGCGGGTCTCTCTCAGGAACGCCTTGCCGAGATGGCCGGCATCGACCGGAAAACGGTCGTACGTCTGGAGGGTGGCCACTCAGACGCCCGGCTGACGGTCTGGTTACGTCTCGCCCGAATCATCGGAGTTCCGCTCGCCGAGCTCGTACGCGAGTAG
- a CDS encoding glycine-rich domain-containing protein: MTAACATGPQKPPPPRTLLTDAQFNDVRATVLDNNPGMEPEMAGRLVVEALKFVAAAALFPAVRIAPTVEVDEGWHALILHTHLYASLCSRLGRTVHHYPERPDRSRHTPDVLTRTVALIEQAGYTPDAELWVGSKRSLVTVAAKAEHTPMPGGCGPINPGNCATHGGGGDGDGE, from the coding sequence ATGACCGCTGCATGCGCCACCGGCCCGCAGAAGCCGCCTCCGCCCCGCACCCTCCTCACCGACGCGCAGTTCAACGACGTCCGTGCCACCGTTCTGGACAACAACCCGGGCATGGAGCCGGAGATGGCTGGCCGCCTCGTGGTCGAGGCCCTCAAGTTCGTGGCCGCGGCCGCCTTGTTCCCGGCGGTGCGGATCGCTCCGACCGTCGAGGTCGACGAGGGCTGGCACGCCCTCATCCTGCACACGCACCTGTACGCGTCGCTGTGCAGCCGTCTGGGTCGGACGGTCCACCACTACCCGGAGCGGCCCGACAGGTCCCGCCACACCCCGGACGTCCTGACGCGCACGGTCGCTCTGATCGAGCAGGCCGGGTACACGCCGGACGCCGAGCTGTGGGTCGGCTCGAAGCGGTCCCTCGTCACCGTGGCCGCGAAGGCCGAGCACACGCCGATGCCTGGAGGCTGCGGCCCGATCAACCCGGGCAACTGCGCCACCCACGGCGGGGGCGGCGACGGCGACGGCGAATAG
- a CDS encoding Twin-arginine translocation pathway signal: protein MSPRNDALRAARLRVGWRSIEQAAGALQAHGQQFLDNAHFTVSARTWRRWESGAPGWPPEETAIVLHDALGRWPEELGFTAPAGWIRPEAQEEDVNRRTFVNVTAAALVPGPTARQHVDPALIDYFQQQLEGHYRADMFLGPHDLIGTVSAQYQLIDKLVRSAQGETRRGLLRVGAAYAALVGWLYQDAGDLGAAAFWRGITQEIAARSRDPHLIGYSLVNLAHVRTDLGDGHGVIDLCEAALDDDRLFPKVRIMAMQQQAHGASLTGDRTAVDQLIDDAGGLLRLVDDDLPWGNACRRTPGYLEVQRATCYGRLGLGREAERLWSQVLDAVPETARRDRGVYLARHATAAAGAREPEQAVEIARAAAEIAAETRSARMLRELATLERAMRPWHDAPVGRDLAEVLAPVNEGS, encoded by the coding sequence ATGAGCCCCCGCAACGACGCGCTCAGGGCCGCCCGACTCCGGGTCGGGTGGCGCAGCATCGAGCAGGCCGCCGGCGCGCTACAGGCGCACGGCCAGCAGTTCCTCGACAACGCCCATTTCACCGTCAGCGCGCGCACGTGGCGCCGGTGGGAAAGCGGTGCGCCCGGCTGGCCGCCGGAAGAGACCGCGATCGTGCTGCATGATGCGCTCGGTCGGTGGCCCGAGGAGCTGGGATTCACGGCGCCCGCCGGCTGGATCCGTCCCGAGGCACAAGAGGAAGACGTGAACCGCAGGACCTTCGTCAACGTCACCGCGGCCGCGCTCGTGCCCGGCCCTACCGCCAGACAGCATGTCGACCCCGCGCTCATCGATTATTTTCAGCAGCAGTTGGAGGGCCACTACCGGGCCGACATGTTCCTTGGGCCGCACGACCTCATCGGCACCGTGTCTGCCCAGTACCAGCTCATCGACAAGCTTGTCAGGTCCGCCCAGGGCGAGACCCGCCGCGGGCTGCTCCGCGTCGGAGCGGCCTACGCGGCGCTCGTCGGCTGGCTCTACCAGGACGCCGGCGACCTCGGCGCGGCAGCATTCTGGCGGGGGATCACGCAGGAAATAGCAGCCAGGTCCCGGGACCCGCACCTCATCGGCTACAGCCTCGTCAACCTCGCCCACGTGCGGACCGACCTCGGCGACGGCCACGGCGTCATCGACTTGTGCGAGGCCGCCCTTGACGACGACCGGCTGTTCCCGAAGGTGCGGATCATGGCCATGCAGCAGCAGGCCCACGGCGCCAGCCTCACCGGCGACCGTACAGCCGTCGACCAGCTCATCGACGACGCCGGAGGGCTCCTCCGCCTCGTCGACGACGACCTGCCCTGGGGCAACGCCTGCCGCCGCACCCCCGGCTACCTGGAGGTCCAGCGGGCCACCTGCTACGGCCGGCTCGGCCTCGGCCGGGAAGCCGAGCGCCTCTGGTCGCAGGTCCTCGACGCAGTACCCGAGACGGCCCGCCGGGACCGCGGTGTGTACCTGGCCCGGCATGCCACGGCGGCCGCCGGCGCCCGGGAGCCGGAGCAGGCTGTCGAGATCGCGCGGGCCGCCGCTGAGATCGCGGCCGAGACCCGGTCAGCGCGGATGCTTCGTGAACTGGCGACTCTGGAGCGGGCCATGCGGCCGTGGCACGATGCCCCGGTAGGCCGGGACCTCGCGGAGGTTCTGGCGCCCGTGAACGAGGGGAGCTGA
- a CDS encoding 4a-hydroxytetrahydrobiopterin dehydratase, with translation MGVPKPLTHEEIAEGLVKLPGWVQEGDAITRTYEIRYHAAVAAIVTIADRSRRIQHHADLDLRIDHLRASITTHDAGNRLTAADFDLAHRIDAIVAAHQALPLD, from the coding sequence ATGGGTGTACCGAAGCCGTTGACGCATGAGGAGATCGCCGAAGGCCTGGTGAAGCTGCCGGGCTGGGTGCAGGAGGGTGATGCGATCACCCGGACGTACGAGATCCGCTACCACGCTGCGGTGGCGGCGATCGTCACCATCGCGGACCGGTCCCGGCGCATTCAGCATCACGCCGACCTCGACCTCCGTATCGACCACCTGCGGGCCTCGATCACGACGCACGACGCGGGCAACCGGCTGACCGCGGCGGACTTCGACCTCGCGCACCGCATCGACGCGATCGTGGCTGCGCACCAGGCGCTCCCGCTGGACTGA
- a CDS encoding N-acetylmuramoyl-L-alanine amidase — translation MDLVRRSQYGLPATSAAAAIARTDGVKVHYLGSEYSSRRHDLCDDYVRAIRASHLANTAEGYADIAYNAVICEHGSVFEGRGPNRRSGANGTAALNTATYSVCALVAKEGGGLDHPTDAQLHGLRDVIEWLRAEGEAGDYIGGHRDGYATTCPGGPLYDWVKRGAPRPGVVPPPVTPVVDLSRLIAAASVDPPKSGTPVSYGGVRTVEAALLAEGLLPANLVDGHFGTSTIQAYAAWQRRLKYAGTDADGIPGRKSLVALGAAHGFTVID, via the coding sequence ATGGACCTTGTCCGTAGATCTCAGTACGGGCTGCCCGCCACCTCGGCGGCCGCGGCCATCGCCCGCACCGACGGCGTGAAGGTGCACTACCTCGGCAGCGAATACTCCAGCCGCCGACACGACCTGTGCGACGACTACGTCCGCGCGATCCGAGCCAGCCACCTCGCGAACACCGCCGAAGGCTACGCAGATATCGCCTACAACGCGGTCATCTGCGAGCACGGCAGCGTGTTCGAGGGCCGCGGCCCCAACCGGCGGTCCGGCGCGAACGGTACGGCCGCCCTGAACACGGCGACGTACTCGGTGTGCGCGCTCGTCGCGAAGGAGGGCGGCGGCCTGGATCACCCGACCGACGCGCAGCTGCACGGGCTCCGTGACGTGATCGAGTGGCTGCGTGCCGAGGGCGAGGCCGGCGACTACATCGGCGGGCACCGCGACGGCTACGCCACCACCTGCCCCGGCGGCCCGCTGTACGACTGGGTGAAGCGGGGTGCGCCCCGCCCGGGCGTGGTGCCTCCGCCGGTGACGCCGGTCGTGGACCTGTCCCGGCTCATCGCGGCTGCCTCCGTCGATCCGCCCAAGAGCGGAACCCCGGTCAGCTACGGCGGTGTTCGCACCGTCGAGGCGGCGCTCCTGGCCGAAGGCCTGCTCCCCGCGAACCTCGTGGACGGCCACTTCGGCACGTCCACGATCCAGGCCTACGCGGCTTGGCAGCGCCGCCTGAAGTACGCCGGGACGGACGCCGACGGCATCCCCGGCCGCAAGTCCCTCGTCGCCCTGGGCGCCGCCCACGGCTTCACCGTCATCGACTGA
- a CDS encoding phage tail protein: MAITVGELVARIDGDDTGIRRALTESEARMRGFQQDTEGRLRTIDGRFASVGHVNGLVRAFEDAQTATARYTTDANGRLRDLDGRFVSAGAQAAAGFGRADRSGQRFAGVLGRIGSAAGALGPIAARIGTIGAGLGAAAPMAAGLVATLQNIAPAAGLAATAVFMLGQAVAVVKLGTSGIGDALTASTKSAAAAASGAKATASAQQSLKDAVQSAARANEQAVRRVQDAERGLTDAQREARAAQLALNDARAQGAHDLEDLNDRLASAELDQRDAVMQVADAQAELAKARGEGGFHDIERAQLAYDRAVQRLKEQTTETGRLREETAKANAAGVEGTDAVRQAQERIADTQRTLADRERDVADARQEAARTATDGIEQVRRAQKALTEAGSGGADPFAEAMGKLAPAARAFVQALLDLKPAWTALRLDVQQTLMRGLAGELTRTAGAVLPVLRRGLVDSAGAMNLMGRGVLAAARDLAQSGTLGQAMASASQGLRNLSRAPGQVVTGLGQVAAAAGPAFERLTAAAGKGLDGLAAKMAAAFESGRMQTAIDQAIGLVGQLFDVFANVGEIFANILGPMETSGGGFIGILQDITQAAADAFASPEVQAGLKALYEVMSAVGKTVAPLLVDALKIIGSVFAELGEPAKVLVKALGDGLRPVVQALGPVLVSAASAVGALVSAAAPLLPVAGQLVAALLPALVPLFDLLAQAFRDLAPVVQQVASILLATLTPVLAQLPGLVSLIAEGLSKQFAVAVQLASELLTELAPSLIDIGAICGELLVAIAPLISVLTQLSMQILVGLMPIIRPLITIVSELARVFAGTLAQAIRTVVIPAIQFLVALLRGDLSTAGDAAKRFLSGLGQLAVDSIGNLGSVLWSAGRQILAGLINGLRSMVPSLKEHLGWITSMLPDWKGPAETDAKILTPAGRSLIDGFRRGISAATPGLRDQLGGLTGALPGMVLPVTPALGGTAGGGPGAGQPVQVVVTFQGGIAPMLNTLQKEIKALGGNVQAVLGSNY; this comes from the coding sequence GTGGCGATCACCGTGGGGGAGCTCGTCGCCCGGATCGACGGCGACGACACCGGAATCCGGCGGGCCTTGACCGAGTCCGAGGCCCGCATGCGCGGGTTCCAGCAGGACACGGAGGGCCGCCTGCGGACCATCGACGGACGGTTCGCCTCCGTTGGGCACGTCAACGGCTTGGTGCGGGCCTTCGAGGACGCGCAGACGGCCACGGCCCGGTACACCACGGACGCCAACGGCCGACTGCGGGACCTGGACGGCAGGTTCGTGTCGGCGGGAGCTCAGGCCGCGGCCGGCTTCGGCCGCGCGGACCGGAGCGGGCAGCGCTTTGCCGGTGTCCTCGGCAGGATCGGGTCGGCGGCCGGGGCTCTAGGTCCCATCGCTGCGCGGATCGGGACGATCGGGGCCGGCCTCGGCGCTGCGGCGCCGATGGCGGCCGGACTGGTCGCGACGCTCCAGAACATCGCGCCCGCGGCCGGGCTGGCCGCGACCGCGGTGTTCATGCTCGGGCAGGCCGTCGCGGTGGTGAAGCTCGGCACGAGCGGGATCGGTGACGCTCTCACCGCGTCCACGAAGTCCGCGGCGGCAGCCGCGTCGGGCGCGAAGGCCACGGCCAGCGCCCAGCAGAGCCTGAAGGACGCAGTCCAGTCCGCAGCCCGGGCCAACGAGCAGGCCGTGCGCCGCGTGCAGGACGCCGAACGGGGCCTGACGGACGCACAGCGCGAGGCCCGGGCCGCTCAGCTCGCCCTCAACGACGCGCGCGCGCAGGGCGCCCACGATCTGGAGGACCTCAACGACCGTCTCGCCTCCGCCGAGCTGGATCAGCGGGACGCGGTCATGCAGGTCGCCGATGCGCAGGCCGAACTGGCTAAGGCGCGCGGTGAGGGCGGCTTCCACGACATCGAGCGGGCCCAGCTGGCCTACGACCGCGCGGTGCAGCGGCTGAAGGAGCAGACGACCGAGACCGGTCGGCTCCGCGAGGAGACCGCGAAGGCCAACGCGGCCGGCGTCGAGGGAACGGATGCGGTCCGGCAGGCCCAGGAGCGGATCGCGGACACGCAGCGAACCCTCGCCGACCGTGAGCGGGACGTTGCCGACGCCCGCCAGGAGGCGGCCCGTACGGCGACGGACGGCATCGAGCAGGTGCGCCGCGCCCAGAAGGCCCTCACCGAAGCCGGATCCGGGGGTGCCGACCCGTTCGCGGAGGCCATGGGCAAGCTGGCGCCTGCCGCGCGCGCGTTCGTGCAGGCGCTGCTGGACCTCAAGCCGGCCTGGACCGCGCTGCGGCTCGACGTGCAGCAGACCCTCATGCGAGGCCTGGCCGGCGAGCTGACCCGCACGGCGGGGGCGGTGCTGCCCGTGCTGCGGCGCGGGCTGGTCGACTCCGCCGGGGCGATGAACCTGATGGGTCGCGGAGTCCTGGCGGCCGCGCGGGACCTGGCACAGTCCGGGACGCTGGGGCAGGCCATGGCCTCCGCATCGCAGGGGCTGCGCAATCTGTCCCGGGCGCCGGGGCAGGTCGTGACGGGGCTGGGACAGGTCGCGGCGGCCGCCGGGCCCGCTTTCGAGCGGCTGACGGCGGCCGCGGGCAAGGGCCTTGACGGCCTGGCCGCGAAGATGGCCGCCGCGTTCGAGAGCGGCCGCATGCAGACGGCCATCGACCAGGCCATCGGCCTGGTCGGCCAACTCTTCGACGTGTTCGCGAACGTCGGTGAGATCTTCGCGAACATCCTCGGCCCGATGGAGACGTCCGGCGGCGGGTTCATCGGGATCCTCCAGGACATCACGCAGGCTGCGGCGGACGCTTTCGCGTCTCCCGAGGTGCAGGCGGGCCTGAAGGCCTTGTACGAGGTGATGTCGGCGGTCGGCAAGACGGTCGCTCCGCTCCTCGTCGACGCCCTGAAGATCATCGGCTCCGTGTTCGCCGAACTGGGTGAACCGGCAAAGGTGCTGGTCAAGGCCCTGGGGGACGGGCTGCGGCCCGTGGTCCAGGCGCTCGGTCCTGTCCTGGTGTCGGCGGCGTCTGCGGTGGGTGCGCTGGTCTCTGCGGCGGCGCCGCTGCTCCCTGTGGCCGGGCAGCTGGTCGCGGCACTCCTCCCAGCCCTCGTTCCTCTGTTCGATTTGCTCGCTCAGGCCTTCCGTGACTTGGCTCCCGTGGTGCAGCAGGTCGCGTCGATCTTGCTCGCGACCTTGACCCCGGTCCTGGCCCAGTTGCCCGGCCTGGTCTCTCTGATCGCGGAGGGCCTCTCCAAGCAGTTCGCGGTGGCGGTGCAACTGGCCAGCGAGCTACTGACGGAGCTGGCCCCGAGCTTGATCGACATCGGCGCAATCTGTGGGGAGCTGCTCGTCGCGATCGCCCCGCTGATCTCGGTCCTGACTCAGCTCTCGATGCAAATCCTGGTCGGACTGATGCCGATAATCCGTCCCCTGATCACGATCGTCAGCGAACTGGCACGCGTCTTCGCCGGAACCCTGGCCCAGGCCATCCGGACCGTCGTCATCCCGGCCATCCAGTTCCTCGTGGCCCTGCTGCGGGGCGACCTGAGCACTGCCGGGGATGCCGCGAAGCGCTTCCTGAGCGGCCTGGGCCAGCTGGCGGTCGACTCGATCGGCAATCTGGGCAGTGTCCTGTGGTCTGCCGGACGGCAGATCCTCGCCGGCCTGATCAACGGCCTGCGGTCCATGGTCCCCAGCCTGAAGGAACATCTGGGCTGGATCACCTCGATGCTGCCCGACTGGAAGGGCCCGGCCGAGACCGACGCCAAGATCCTGACGCCCGCCGGCCGGTCGCTGATCGACGGTTTCCGGCGCGGCATCAGCGCCGCGACGCCGGGACTGCGCGACCAGCTCGGCGGGCTGACCGGTGCACTGCCCGGGATGGTCCTGCCCGTCACTCCTGCCCTTGGTGGTACGGCAGGCGGCGGCCCGGGCGCCGGGCAGCCGGTGCAGGTCGTCGTGACCTTCCAGGGTGGCATTGCCCCGATGCTCAACACCCTTCAGAAAGAGATCAAGGCGCTGGGCGGGAATGTCCAGGCCGTGCTCGGCAGCAACTACTGA
- a CDS encoding phage tail tube protein yields the protein MTAQKFNARDVEFQIEDFLNPGTWVSIAPGSGGTEGGVNTFSRSREYETTDTTTFGSDGQAESQIMQLGKIMKLEGFLLKDPSTGALDSGQALIEAQTERLGTDSLCGFRFWMPGDANWEVWPKAHFQVGDTGGGNNDKVGWSCTVTRSGPSTTAAKV from the coding sequence ATGACGGCGCAGAAATTCAACGCCAGGGACGTCGAGTTCCAGATCGAGGACTTCCTCAACCCCGGCACGTGGGTATCGATCGCTCCCGGTTCCGGAGGGACCGAGGGCGGTGTGAACACCTTCTCCCGGAGCCGCGAGTACGAGACCACGGACACCACGACCTTCGGGTCGGACGGGCAGGCCGAGAGCCAGATCATGCAGCTCGGCAAGATCATGAAGTTGGAGGGATTCCTCCTCAAGGACCCGTCCACCGGCGCCCTCGACTCCGGGCAGGCCCTGATCGAGGCGCAGACCGAACGCCTCGGCACCGACAGCCTGTGCGGGTTCCGGTTCTGGATGCCCGGCGACGCCAACTGGGAGGTGTGGCCTAAGGCGCACTTCCAGGTCGGCGACACCGGCGGCGGCAACAACGACAAGGTGGGCTGGTCCTGCACGGTCACCCGGTCCGGCCCGTCGACCACGGCGGCCAAGGTATGA